In Nocardia yunnanensis, one DNA window encodes the following:
- a CDS encoding polyadenylate-specific 3'-exoribonuclease AS, which yields MRYFYDSEFIEDGKTIDLVSLAVVCEDGREFYAVSTEFDPEKAGPFVRRNVLPKLPPPSSPLWRSRQRIRDDLYKFLVPRAGVEPELWAWVGAYDHVALCQLWGSMVDLPNALPRYTNELRQHWDQHGRPPLPPVPKDAHDALADARHNLAKFEAIESYRRLHAS from the coding sequence CTGCGGTACTTTTACGACTCGGAATTCATCGAGGACGGCAAGACCATCGACCTCGTCTCCCTCGCGGTGGTGTGCGAGGACGGACGCGAGTTCTACGCGGTGTCCACCGAATTCGATCCGGAGAAGGCCGGGCCGTTCGTCCGCCGCAACGTCCTGCCGAAGCTACCGCCGCCCTCGTCGCCGCTGTGGCGTTCCCGGCAGCGCATCCGCGACGACCTCTACAAGTTCCTGGTCCCGCGCGCGGGCGTCGAGCCGGAGCTGTGGGCGTGGGTCGGGGCGTACGACCATGTGGCGCTGTGCCAGCTGTGGGGTTCCATGGTGGACCTGCCCAACGCGCTGCCGCGCTACACCAACGAGCTGCGCCAGCATTGGGATCAGCACGGCCGGCCGCCGCTGCCGCCGGTGCCCAAGGACGCGCACGACGCGCTGGCCGACGCCCGCCACAACCTGGCCAAGTTCGAGGCGATCGAGTCGTACCGGCGACTGCACGCCTCGTGA
- a CDS encoding class II 3-deoxy-7-phosphoheptulonate synthase — MNWTVDVPIDRLPELPPLPAELRRRLDDALARPALQQPSWDPEQAAKMRTVLESVPPICVPAEVEELRLRLAEVARGEAFLMQGGDCAETFADNTEPHIRGNIRTLLQMAVVLTYGASLPVVKVARIAGQYAKPRSADTDALGLKSYRGDMVNSLVAEAGLREHDPSRLVRAYANASAAMNLVRALTSAGMADLHKVHDWNREFVAQSPAGARYEQMATEIDRALAFMNACRVNDPNLSSARLYASHEALVLDYERAMLRLSEHPVTGEPVLYDLSAHFLWIGERTRQLDGAHVALAELIANPIGLKIGPTTTPDQAVEYVERLDPNNEPGRLTLVARMGNGKVRDVLPPIIEKVQATGHQVIWQCDPMHGNTHEATTGYKTRHFDRIVDEVQGFFEVHHALGTHPGGLHIELTGENVTECLGGAQDISDLNLEERYETACDPRLNTQQSLELAFLVAEMLR, encoded by the coding sequence GTGAACTGGACCGTCGACGTACCGATCGATCGCTTGCCGGAACTTCCTCCGCTGCCCGCCGAGCTCCGTCGGCGCCTCGACGACGCACTCGCTCGCCCGGCGCTACAGCAGCCGTCCTGGGATCCCGAGCAGGCCGCCAAGATGCGCACCGTGCTGGAGTCCGTGCCGCCCATCTGCGTTCCCGCCGAGGTCGAGGAGCTGCGGCTGCGGCTGGCCGAGGTGGCCCGCGGTGAAGCGTTCCTCATGCAGGGCGGCGACTGCGCGGAGACCTTCGCCGACAACACCGAGCCGCATATTCGCGGCAATATCCGCACCCTGCTGCAGATGGCGGTGGTGCTGACCTACGGCGCGAGCCTGCCGGTGGTGAAGGTGGCCCGGATCGCGGGCCAGTACGCCAAGCCGCGGTCGGCCGACACCGACGCGCTGGGCCTGAAGTCCTACCGCGGCGACATGGTGAACTCGCTGGTCGCCGAAGCCGGTCTGCGCGAACACGATCCGTCGCGCCTGGTGCGCGCCTACGCCAACGCGTCGGCGGCGATGAACCTGGTGCGCGCGCTGACCTCCGCCGGCATGGCGGATCTGCACAAGGTGCACGACTGGAACCGCGAGTTCGTGGCGCAGTCGCCGGCCGGCGCCCGCTACGAGCAGATGGCCACCGAGATCGATCGCGCGCTCGCGTTCATGAACGCCTGCCGCGTCAACGATCCCAACCTGTCCTCGGCGCGGCTGTACGCCAGCCACGAGGCGCTGGTCCTCGACTACGAGCGCGCCATGCTGCGCCTGAGCGAGCATCCCGTCACGGGTGAGCCGGTGCTCTACGATCTGTCGGCCCATTTCCTGTGGATCGGCGAGCGCACCCGCCAGCTCGACGGCGCGCACGTCGCCCTGGCCGAGCTGATCGCCAACCCGATCGGTCTCAAGATCGGCCCGACCACCACGCCCGACCAGGCGGTGGAATACGTCGAGCGCCTCGACCCCAACAACGAGCCCGGTCGCCTGACCCTGGTCGCGCGCATGGGCAACGGCAAGGTCCGCGACGTGCTGCCGCCCATCATCGAGAAGGTGCAGGCCACCGGCCACCAGGTGATCTGGCAGTGCGACCCCATGCACGGCAACACCCACGAGGCGACCACCGGCTACAAGACCCGCCACTTCGATCGCATCGTCGACGAGGTGCAGGGCTTCTTCGAGGTGCATCACGCGCTGGGCACCCACCCGGGCGGCCTGCACATCGAGCTCACCGGCGAGAACGTCACCGAATGCCTCGGCGGCGCCCAGGACATCTCCGACCTCAACCTCGAGGAGCGCTACGAGACGGCCTGCGACCCCCGCCTCAACACCCAGCAGTCCCTGGAGCTGGCGTTCCTGGTCGCGGAAATGCTGCGCTAG